A window of the Dermacentor variabilis isolate Ectoservices unplaced genomic scaffold, ASM5094787v1 scaffold_12, whole genome shotgun sequence genome harbors these coding sequences:
- the LOC142565881 gene encoding golgin subfamily A member 7 isoform X2 gives MASGQVSSLLQNQAGHEGNRIPNKVFIQRDYSEGTSVKFQTKFPQELDGLIERHMFDQMVTTINSIYSEAERMSSKTFCEGFMACLTAYLLYICTETHYEKFLKQATAYIHEQNETVYGPRGLHITDPIERGLRVIEITILSEQGARS, from the exons ATGGCATCAGGCCAG GTCTCTTCACTTTTGCAGAACCAGGCAGGCCATGAGGGAAACCGCATTCCAAACAAGGTGTTCATTCAGAGGGACTACTCCGAGGGAACATCAGTGAAGTTCCAGACTAAGTTTCCACAAGAGTTGGATGGCTTG ATAGAAAGGCACATGTTTGATCAGATGGTCACCACAATCAACTCTATATACTCTGAAGCTGAAAGAATGAGTAGCAAGACATTTTGTGAAGGCTTCATGGCGTGCCTCACTGCATATTTATTATACATCTGTACTGAAACCCATTATGAGAAG TTCTTGAAGCAGGCCACTGCATACATTCATGAGCAGAACGAGACTGTTTATGGTCCACGTGGCCTCCACATCACAGACCCCATAGAAAGAGGTCTGCGAGTT ATTGAGATCACTATCTTAAGCGAACAAGGTGCGCGATCATGA
- the LOC142565881 gene encoding golgin subfamily A member 7 isoform X3, whose product MASGQNQAGHEGNRIPNKVFIQRDYSEGTSVKFQTKFPQELDGLIERHMFDQMVTTINSIYSEAERMSSKTFCEGFMACLTAYLLYICTETHYEKFLKQATAYIHEQNETVYGPRGLHITDPIERGLRVIEITILSEQGARS is encoded by the exons ATGGCATCAGGCCAG AACCAGGCAGGCCATGAGGGAAACCGCATTCCAAACAAGGTGTTCATTCAGAGGGACTACTCCGAGGGAACATCAGTGAAGTTCCAGACTAAGTTTCCACAAGAGTTGGATGGCTTG ATAGAAAGGCACATGTTTGATCAGATGGTCACCACAATCAACTCTATATACTCTGAAGCTGAAAGAATGAGTAGCAAGACATTTTGTGAAGGCTTCATGGCGTGCCTCACTGCATATTTATTATACATCTGTACTGAAACCCATTATGAGAAG TTCTTGAAGCAGGCCACTGCATACATTCATGAGCAGAACGAGACTGTTTATGGTCCACGTGGCCTCCACATCACAGACCCCATAGAAAGAGGTCTGCGAGTT ATTGAGATCACTATCTTAAGCGAACAAGGTGCGCGATCATGA
- the LOC142565881 gene encoding golgin subfamily A member 7 isoform X1, with product MASGQQVSSLLQNQAGHEGNRIPNKVFIQRDYSEGTSVKFQTKFPQELDGLIERHMFDQMVTTINSIYSEAERMSSKTFCEGFMACLTAYLLYICTETHYEKFLKQATAYIHEQNETVYGPRGLHITDPIERGLRVIEITILSEQGARS from the exons ATGGCATCAGGCCAG CAGGTCTCTTCACTTTTGCAGAACCAGGCAGGCCATGAGGGAAACCGCATTCCAAACAAGGTGTTCATTCAGAGGGACTACTCCGAGGGAACATCAGTGAAGTTCCAGACTAAGTTTCCACAAGAGTTGGATGGCTTG ATAGAAAGGCACATGTTTGATCAGATGGTCACCACAATCAACTCTATATACTCTGAAGCTGAAAGAATGAGTAGCAAGACATTTTGTGAAGGCTTCATGGCGTGCCTCACTGCATATTTATTATACATCTGTACTGAAACCCATTATGAGAAG TTCTTGAAGCAGGCCACTGCATACATTCATGAGCAGAACGAGACTGTTTATGGTCCACGTGGCCTCCACATCACAGACCCCATAGAAAGAGGTCTGCGAGTT ATTGAGATCACTATCTTAAGCGAACAAGGTGCGCGATCATGA